In Terriglobales bacterium, a single genomic region encodes these proteins:
- a CDS encoding ferritin-like domain-containing protein yields the protein MNGAAFVEQLKAESETILSKLDAEPAGSAGDLSALLKMALKNEAEAFAIAAEWVGSTPELPAKLALARHAGDEARHYQLLEDAARALGVSLAGFDPLEPPSPVLEYLRTLATTEERIAAALVAREAMGGRRNAQFLKLLEHMGQKDLAALYRGVINPDEDQHHRAGCQVLAELAKTPEAQERARRAATRLLEIGDRIRSIVMEKTGAACVPGC from the coding sequence ATGAATGGCGCCGCATTCGTCGAACAACTCAAAGCGGAGAGCGAAACCATCCTCAGCAAACTGGACGCCGAGCCTGCCGGTTCAGCCGGCGACCTCAGCGCGCTGCTGAAGATGGCGCTGAAGAACGAGGCGGAAGCCTTTGCCATCGCCGCCGAATGGGTGGGATCCACGCCCGAGCTTCCGGCCAAGCTGGCCCTGGCGCGACACGCCGGCGACGAGGCGCGGCACTACCAGCTTCTCGAAGACGCGGCCCGCGCGCTGGGCGTGAGCCTGGCCGGCTTTGATCCGCTCGAGCCCCCCAGCCCGGTGCTGGAGTACCTGCGCACGCTTGCCACCACGGAAGAACGCATCGCCGCCGCCCTGGTGGCGCGTGAGGCCATGGGCGGGCGCCGCAACGCCCAGTTCCTCAAGCTGCTGGAACACATGGGTCAGAAGGATCTGGCGGCGTTATACCGCGGCGTCATCAATCCGGACGAAGACCAGCATCACCGCGCCGGCTGCCAAGTGCTGGCGGAACTGGCGAAGACGCCTGAAGCCCAGGAGCGGGCGCGGCGAGCCGCGACGCGACTGCTCGAGATCGGCGACCGCATTCGCTCCATTGTCATGGAGAAGACCGGTGCGGCTTGTGTGCCCGGGTGTTAG
- a CDS encoding 4a-hydroxytetrahydrobiopterin dehydratase → MPPLRGEELKSLTREVPRWTVINEHHITRQFDFPDFKSALAFTNKVGALAEEQGHHPDIYLAWGKAEVTLWTHKVNGLTESDFIMAAKIDQLKA, encoded by the coding sequence GTGCCGCCCCTTCGGGGCGAGGAACTGAAGAGTCTCACTCGCGAGGTCCCGCGCTGGACGGTGATCAACGAGCATCACATCACGCGCCAGTTCGATTTCCCCGACTTCAAGAGCGCGCTCGCCTTCACCAACAAGGTGGGCGCTCTGGCGGAAGAGCAGGGCCACCACCCCGACATTTATCTCGCCTGGGGCAAAGCGGAAGTCACGCTCTGGACGCACAAGGTGAACGGCCTGACGGAGAGCGACTTCATCATGGCCGCGAAGATCGACCAGTTGAAGGCCTAG
- a CDS encoding PPOX class F420-dependent oxidoreductase: MPQAIPEKFRDLFEKPAFGHLATLNADGSPQVTPVWLDIEGDVILVNSARGRKKDRNLRRDPRVALSVADPANPYRYLEVRGRVVEITEKGADEHIDKQAKKYLGVDRYPGRAPGEVRVLYRIQPEHFTSMDYPRD, translated from the coding sequence ATGCCCCAAGCGATACCCGAGAAGTTCCGTGACTTGTTCGAGAAGCCCGCGTTCGGCCACCTGGCCACGCTCAACGCGGATGGCAGCCCGCAGGTGACACCGGTGTGGCTGGACATCGAAGGCGACGTCATTCTGGTGAATTCGGCACGCGGCCGCAAGAAGGACCGCAACCTGCGCCGCGATCCACGCGTGGCCCTGAGCGTCGCCGACCCCGCCAATCCCTATCGCTATCTCGAGGTCCGGGGCCGTGTGGTGGAAATCACGGAGAAGGGCGCCGACGAGCACATCGACAAGCAAGCCAAAAAGTACCTCGGTGTGGACAGGTATCCCGGCCGCGCGCCGGGCGAGGTGCGCGTGCTCTACAGGATCCAGCCGGAGCACTTCACGTCGATGGATTATCCGCGCGACTGA
- a CDS encoding ABC transporter substrate-binding protein: MSPTLELRIGMTVSLTGRHWRQARQALDGLRTWAAWIDQQGGFRMGDLVRRVRVIYYDDEDRADLARENVARLLDKDRVHALFGPYSSFLTEAVAPVAEERGRLLWSHGSGCDNLYRYGRRSVVSISTPASRYLTDLPAWLEKEAPELRTICVVYEAQGSYAFEIADGLLETAMGRASHQTSMMPAGALSQHIGSLVRELGARRPQVVVLAAAFDDEVQLLRTRADWPDSVKKVVAIAGGFRDLREELERTVEGIVGPSQWEPEVRFPEVLGPDLDWFVAHFEERFRRPPDYPAAAALAAATIFAECVGRTGTFRDAALREAADALDGNTLFGRFRIDDRGQQIGHRVLLVEWRGGSKAVVSGASQAAVC; this comes from the coding sequence ATGAGCCCCACGCTTGAATTGCGCATCGGGATGACGGTGTCGCTGACCGGCCGCCATTGGCGCCAGGCGCGACAGGCCCTCGACGGACTGCGCACCTGGGCGGCGTGGATCGACCAACAGGGCGGTTTCCGCATGGGCGACCTGGTCCGCCGCGTGCGGGTCATCTATTACGACGACGAAGACCGCGCCGACCTGGCGCGCGAGAACGTCGCCCGGTTGCTGGACAAGGACCGCGTGCACGCCCTGTTCGGACCCTACTCCAGCTTCCTCACCGAGGCCGTGGCTCCGGTGGCCGAGGAGCGTGGCCGCCTCCTGTGGAGTCACGGCAGCGGCTGTGACAATCTCTACCGCTATGGCCGGCGCAGCGTGGTCAGCATTTCCACTCCCGCCAGCCGCTACCTCACCGACCTGCCGGCGTGGCTGGAGAAAGAAGCGCCCGAGCTGCGGACCATTTGTGTCGTGTACGAAGCGCAGGGCAGCTACGCCTTCGAGATCGCGGACGGGTTGCTGGAAACCGCCATGGGCCGCGCCAGCCACCAAACCAGCATGATGCCGGCCGGCGCACTTTCCCAGCATATCGGCTCTTTGGTGCGCGAACTGGGCGCGCGCCGTCCCCAGGTGGTGGTGCTGGCGGCGGCGTTCGACGATGAAGTGCAGTTGTTGCGCACCCGCGCGGACTGGCCGGATTCGGTGAAGAAAGTCGTTGCCATTGCCGGCGGCTTCCGTGACCTGCGCGAGGAACTGGAACGCACCGTTGAAGGCATTGTGGGTCCCAGCCAGTGGGAGCCGGAAGTGCGCTTTCCGGAGGTCCTCGGTCCGGATCTGGACTGGTTCGTGGCCCACTTCGAGGAGCGCTTCCGTCGCCCGCCCGACTATCCGGCGGCGGCGGCGCTGGCCGCTGCCACCATCTTCGCCGAGTGCGTCGGGCGCACCGGTACGTTCCGCGACGCTGCGCTGCGCGAAGCCGCCGATGCGCTCGATGGCAATACCCTGTTCGGACGTTTCCGCATCGACGACCGCGGGCAGCAGATCGGCCATCGCGTCTTGCTGGTGGAGTGGCGGGGAGGCAGCAAGGCGGTGGTGTCAGGCGCTTCGCAGGCAGCGGTTTGCTAG
- a CDS encoding S9 family peptidase, which produces MSHRRRGSIRFHVVLAVVLAAAVNAIAESKPVTPESFYSLTWVGDPQWSPAGDRIAFTTSRSNEKHDGYDSNLWMVRADGSGLRQLTYLPGTDNSPRWSDDGSEILFLSTRNGSAQACLLPAEGGEARCVTSFEVDVSDARWIPGAHAISFMARVPSDWKAGVRDPKEMVKQKYPDLEKGVRAIRMAIYRAGKSYFNNLRPHLFTLDLESGELRQVTAGEVDVAGYSWASDGKHVAVTLTHLGDEATDIGLARVQVLARDGSLVRELTAKPGYYGAPVWRPANTQVLVEENNPEGYNDKVFLVDTERAAWNRMEHGFDGNFSTWRWSRDGKKLFALAEEKGDIHVWTFDPATWRARRLTSGRRQLGIHSQMFATPGLSFSPDASRFAASETVSDRPEELVVGAVADGGTRPLTDLNKDWRVAHKLVPSEKFTFNARDGHPIDAWIIPPAGLKSGEKRPLVLEIHGGPRTQYGEHFMQEFQMLAGMNYGVLYVNPRGSTGYGEASTRATINNWGGTPYEDLMDAVDAAIARYAWVDKDRLGVAGGSYGGYMTAWVIGQTTRFKAAIPMRGVYNFYSFPLTTDIPHFTEVEFGGLLWSDPGKHWKLSPIAYADVVKTPTLIIHSENDFRAPMPDAEQYYAALRLHGVPAEFVRYAEEGHELSRSGRPDRRVDRLERIAAWFKRWLEPSPQ; this is translated from the coding sequence ATGTCGCACCGCCGTAGAGGTTCCATCCGTTTCCACGTCGTGCTGGCCGTGGTGTTGGCAGCGGCCGTCAACGCCATCGCCGAATCCAAACCGGTCACGCCGGAGAGTTTCTATTCGCTCACCTGGGTGGGCGACCCGCAATGGTCCCCCGCCGGCGACCGCATCGCGTTCACCACCAGCCGGTCGAACGAGAAGCACGACGGCTACGACAGCAATCTGTGGATGGTGCGCGCCGACGGCAGCGGACTCCGCCAGCTCACCTACTTGCCGGGCACGGACAACTCGCCCCGCTGGAGCGACGACGGCAGCGAGATCCTTTTTCTGTCCACGCGCAATGGTTCGGCGCAGGCCTGCCTGCTGCCGGCGGAAGGCGGCGAGGCGCGCTGCGTCACCTCGTTCGAGGTGGACGTCAGCGACGCGCGCTGGATCCCGGGCGCTCACGCCATCAGCTTCATGGCGCGCGTGCCGTCAGACTGGAAAGCGGGAGTCCGCGACCCCAAGGAGATGGTCAAGCAGAAATACCCAGACCTGGAAAAGGGTGTCCGCGCCATTCGCATGGCCATCTACCGCGCCGGCAAGTCCTACTTCAACAATCTGCGGCCGCACTTGTTCACGCTCGACCTGGAAAGCGGCGAGCTGCGCCAGGTGACGGCGGGTGAGGTGGACGTAGCCGGGTACAGTTGGGCCTCGGACGGGAAGCATGTCGCCGTGACGCTCACTCATTTGGGCGACGAGGCCACCGACATCGGCTTGGCCCGCGTTCAAGTCCTGGCGCGCGACGGTTCCCTGGTCCGCGAACTCACCGCCAAGCCTGGCTACTACGGTGCGCCGGTGTGGCGTCCCGCGAACACGCAAGTCCTGGTGGAAGAGAACAATCCGGAAGGCTACAACGACAAAGTCTTCCTGGTGGACACGGAGCGCGCGGCCTGGAACCGGATGGAGCACGGCTTTGATGGCAACTTCTCCACCTGGCGATGGAGCCGTGATGGAAAAAAACTTTTCGCGCTGGCCGAGGAGAAAGGCGACATCCACGTATGGACGTTCGACCCCGCGACCTGGCGCGCGCGGCGTCTCACTTCCGGGCGACGACAGCTCGGCATCCACTCGCAGATGTTCGCCACGCCGGGGCTGAGCTTCTCACCGGATGCATCACGCTTCGCGGCTTCGGAGACGGTTTCGGACCGGCCGGAAGAGCTGGTGGTGGGCGCCGTCGCCGATGGCGGCACGCGTCCGCTCACCGACTTGAACAAAGACTGGCGCGTCGCGCACAAGTTGGTGCCGTCGGAAAAATTCACCTTCAACGCGCGCGATGGCCATCCCATCGACGCCTGGATCATCCCACCCGCCGGGCTCAAGTCCGGCGAGAAGCGCCCGCTGGTGCTCGAGATCCATGGCGGCCCACGCACCCAGTACGGTGAGCATTTCATGCAGGAGTTCCAGATGCTCGCCGGCATGAACTACGGCGTGCTGTACGTGAACCCGCGTGGTTCGACCGGCTACGGGGAAGCCTCCACGCGCGCCACCATCAACAACTGGGGTGGCACACCCTACGAGGACCTGATGGACGCCGTGGACGCCGCCATCGCGCGCTACGCCTGGGTGGATAAAGACCGGCTGGGCGTCGCGGGCGGCAGCTACGGCGGCTACATGACCGCCTGGGTCATCGGCCAAACCACGCGCTTCAAGGCTGCGATTCCCATGCGCGGTGTCTACAACTTCTACAGCTTCCCATTGACCACCGACATCCCGCACTTCACCGAGGTTGAGTTTGGCGGCCTGCTGTGGAGCGATCCGGGGAAGCATTGGAAGCTCTCTCCTATCGCGTATGCCGATGTCGTGAAGACGCCCACGCTCATCATCCACAGCGAGAACGATTTCCGCGCTCCCATGCCGGATGCGGAGCAGTATTACGCCGCGTTGCGGTTGCATGGTGTGCCGGCGGAGTTCGTCCGCTATGCCGAGGAAGGGCACGAACTCTCGCGCTCCGGACGTCCCGACCGTCGCGTGGACCGGCTGGAGCGCATTGCGGCCTGGTTCAAGCGCTGGCTGGAGCCATCACCCCAATAG
- a CDS encoding class I SAM-dependent methyltransferase, producing the protein MSTPPSPALVFDTLNAYQRTEALRAALELDVFTAIGAGTDSASALAKQTGASERGLRILADYLTAVGFLTKKDNHYGLTPDSAMFLDRRSPACVASAVGFLASPGVMSHYVNLAAAVRKGGTAAEADGLVAPEHGLWVDFARSMQPMMVLPGELIARLLSAERGDRWKVLDIAAGHGIFGVTLARLNPNAEIVAVDWPNVLEVAKENARAAGVEQRYQTRPGSAMDVDFGEGYDLVLLTNFLHHFDVSTNEGVLRKVHAALKPGGRAVILELVPNEDRVSPPLPAMFALIMLASTPAGDAYTFAEYREMLQHAGFASSQLHPLPPTFQHVVIATK; encoded by the coding sequence ATGAGCACCCCGCCGTCCCCGGCGCTGGTTTTCGACACCCTGAATGCATACCAGCGCACCGAAGCGCTGCGCGCGGCGCTCGAACTGGATGTGTTCACCGCCATCGGAGCCGGAACGGACAGTGCTTCCGCGCTGGCGAAGCAGACGGGCGCTTCCGAACGGGGGCTACGCATTCTGGCGGACTACCTGACCGCCGTCGGGTTCCTGACCAAGAAGGACAATCACTATGGCCTCACACCGGACAGCGCCATGTTCCTCGACCGGCGGTCGCCCGCCTGCGTGGCCTCGGCGGTTGGATTCCTGGCCTCTCCAGGGGTCATGTCGCACTATGTCAACCTGGCCGCCGCGGTGCGAAAAGGCGGCACGGCCGCCGAAGCGGACGGCCTGGTGGCGCCCGAGCACGGACTGTGGGTGGACTTTGCGCGCTCGATGCAGCCGATGATGGTGTTGCCGGGGGAGTTGATCGCACGCCTGCTGAGCGCCGAACGCGGAGACCGGTGGAAGGTGCTGGATATCGCCGCCGGGCACGGGATCTTCGGCGTGACCCTGGCGCGACTGAATCCCAACGCCGAGATCGTGGCCGTCGACTGGCCCAACGTCCTGGAGGTCGCGAAAGAGAATGCCCGCGCTGCCGGCGTGGAGCAACGCTATCAGACCCGGCCCGGCAGCGCCATGGACGTGGACTTCGGGGAAGGTTATGACCTGGTGCTGCTCACCAACTTTTTGCACCACTTCGACGTGTCCACCAACGAAGGAGTATTGCGGAAAGTGCACGCGGCACTGAAGCCGGGTGGACGCGCGGTGATCCTGGAGTTGGTACCGAACGAGGATCGCGTTTCGCCGCCCCTGCCGGCCATGTTCGCCCTCATCATGCTGGCCAGCACGCCGGCCGGCGACGCCTATACCTTCGCGGAGTACCGAGAGATGCTGCAACACGCCGGCTTCGCGTCCAGCCAGCTACACCCGTTGCCGCCGACTTTCCAGCACGTGGTGATAGCGACCAAGTAG
- a CDS encoding amidohydrolase family protein has translation MSNPKTSGSVPPPEVRDGWVRASDLDAFLGRNLPIPTRVISNEEYFPLPQTPEQRAVEHRLLEAADQAALRQGVTRRRFLRTSCGMAAAFAALNSVFGPFFTVDAAELFEPAAAAEKKADYFIFDVQTHHVATEHEAPTASKEFLQYLFDLRRGFAAKVNPELAKREPAMSDLHLENYIKEVFLDSETDVAVLSGLPSETEAGDVLPPALMARTRAAVNELAKSRRLVIHGKISPDLGARNREIMQQQAESLKIEAWKGYTGQSMVKGEAGWWLDDEKRTYPVLEYSRKLGIRNICLHKGLPLFPGNDEYWSPKDVVKTAKDFPDLNFLLYHSGFKGLQDALPAAQDGFQKTAYIPWVSDLCEWRRKNAHMTNVYMELGSTFGMMAATSPMLCCHVLGMILQAFGEDHVLWGTDSVWWGSPQWQIEALRRLQMPEDLMKRFGYKPLTVDVKRKIFGLNGARLYGIDPKAKRNPIPGDYVDRLRKQYHESGLAAPSNTQYGWIRVA, from the coding sequence ATGAGCAATCCCAAGACCAGCGGTTCTGTTCCACCTCCGGAAGTGCGTGACGGTTGGGTGCGCGCGTCGGACCTGGACGCATTCCTGGGGCGCAATCTGCCCATTCCCACGCGCGTCATCTCCAACGAGGAGTACTTCCCCCTCCCACAAACGCCCGAGCAGCGGGCCGTCGAGCATCGCCTTCTGGAGGCCGCGGACCAGGCCGCGCTGCGGCAGGGCGTGACACGCCGCCGCTTCCTGCGGACCTCCTGCGGAATGGCGGCAGCGTTCGCGGCGCTCAACAGCGTGTTCGGCCCCTTCTTCACCGTCGATGCCGCGGAGCTGTTCGAGCCCGCAGCCGCAGCCGAGAAGAAAGCTGACTACTTCATCTTCGACGTGCAGACGCACCACGTCGCCACCGAGCACGAAGCTCCCACCGCCAGCAAGGAATTCCTCCAGTACCTCTTCGACCTGCGACGCGGTTTTGCTGCGAAAGTGAATCCCGAGCTGGCCAAGCGCGAACCGGCCATGTCCGACCTGCACCTGGAGAACTACATCAAGGAAGTTTTTCTCGACAGTGAAACCGACGTCGCCGTGCTCAGCGGCCTGCCCAGCGAGACTGAGGCCGGCGACGTGCTGCCTCCGGCGCTGATGGCCCGCACCCGGGCTGCGGTCAACGAGCTGGCCAAGTCGCGGCGGTTGGTCATTCACGGCAAGATCTCGCCTGATCTGGGCGCGCGCAACCGCGAAATCATGCAGCAGCAGGCGGAATCACTGAAGATCGAAGCCTGGAAGGGCTACACCGGGCAGTCCATGGTGAAGGGTGAAGCCGGGTGGTGGCTGGACGACGAAAAGCGCACCTATCCGGTGCTCGAGTACTCGCGCAAGCTGGGCATTCGCAACATTTGCCTGCACAAGGGCCTGCCCCTGTTTCCCGGCAACGACGAATACTGGAGCCCCAAGGACGTGGTGAAGACGGCCAAAGACTTTCCCGACCTGAACTTTCTCCTCTATCACTCCGGGTTCAAGGGCCTGCAGGACGCCTTGCCGGCGGCGCAGGATGGCTTCCAGAAAACGGCGTATATCCCCTGGGTCTCCGACCTGTGCGAGTGGCGCCGCAAGAACGCGCACATGACCAACGTGTACATGGAACTGGGCAGCACCTTTGGCATGATGGCCGCCACCAGCCCCATGTTGTGCTGCCACGTCCTGGGCATGATCTTGCAGGCTTTCGGTGAAGACCACGTGCTCTGGGGCACGGATTCGGTCTGGTGGGGCTCCCCGCAGTGGCAGATTGAAGCTTTGCGGCGCCTCCAGATGCCGGAAGACTTGATGAAGCGCTTCGGCTACAAGCCGCTCACCGTCGACGTCAAACGCAAGATCTTCGGCTTGAACGGCGCTCGCCTCTACGGCATCGATCCCAAGGCGAAGCGCAACCCCATTCCCGGCGACTACGTGGACCGGTTGCGCAAGCAGTACCACGAGTCCGGGCTGGCTGCGCCCAGCAACACTCAATACGGCTGGATACGCGTGGCATGA
- a CDS encoding kelch repeat-containing protein translates to MSKRRLAFSLVLLLVAGGAAQQAQAPTIPGTWSALKPLYQPVSNNAVASLRDGKRTFLFSFLGIGPKKTWDAVTAEAWSFDTLSREWARLPAVPGQAGRLAAAAAGVKGRVFLFGGYTVDAQGNEVSLSNLDIFDLKARGWRRGADIPVAVDDMALGVYRNRYVYLISGWSQQDNVGNVQVYDTEKDRWLQATPIPGTPVFGHAGALAEDTIVYLGGAFKNPGGSNPRYIPSHEAWMGKIDRGDLTRITWTKIPPPPSRARYRIAAGAYGRRIVFSGGTDNPYNYDGRGYDGRPSEPVATTFAWNVESGGWELLPDNPVPTMDHRGLASTPEGLALIGGMEAGQRVSNRLNLLQITSR, encoded by the coding sequence ATGAGTAAACGCCGTCTCGCATTCAGCCTGGTCCTGTTGCTGGTGGCAGGTGGTGCCGCGCAGCAAGCGCAAGCGCCCACCATCCCCGGTACCTGGAGCGCGCTCAAACCGCTCTATCAACCGGTCTCCAACAACGCCGTCGCCTCCCTGCGTGACGGCAAGCGCACCTTCCTGTTCTCCTTCCTGGGGATCGGCCCGAAGAAGACCTGGGACGCCGTCACCGCCGAAGCCTGGTCCTTCGACACGCTCTCCCGCGAATGGGCGCGCCTTCCGGCAGTGCCCGGACAGGCGGGCCGTCTGGCCGCGGCCGCCGCGGGAGTGAAGGGGCGCGTCTTCCTTTTCGGCGGATACACCGTGGACGCCCAAGGCAACGAGGTTTCGCTCTCCAACCTGGACATCTTTGATCTCAAGGCCCGGGGCTGGCGGCGCGGCGCCGATATTCCGGTGGCTGTGGACGACATGGCCCTTGGCGTCTACCGGAATCGCTACGTCTATCTCATCAGCGGATGGTCGCAGCAGGACAACGTGGGCAACGTCCAGGTCTACGACACCGAGAAGGATCGATGGCTTCAGGCCACGCCCATCCCGGGCACTCCCGTCTTCGGACACGCCGGCGCCCTTGCCGAAGACACCATCGTGTACCTGGGAGGAGCCTTCAAGAATCCCGGCGGCTCGAACCCCCGCTATATTCCTTCTCATGAAGCGTGGATGGGGAAGATCGACCGCGGCGACCTGACGCGAATCACCTGGACCAAGATTCCGCCACCGCCCAGCCGGGCGCGCTATCGCATCGCCGCTGGAGCCTACGGCCGCCGCATCGTGTTCTCGGGCGGCACCGACAATCCTTATAACTACGACGGCCGCGGCTATGACGGTCGGCCCTCCGAGCCCGTGGCCACCACGTTTGCCTGGAATGTGGAGTCTGGCGGTTGGGAGCTGCTGCCCGACAATCCGGTTCCCACCATGGACCACCGAGGCCTCGCCTCGACCCCTGAAGGGTTGGCCCTCATCGGAGGCATGGAAGCGGGACAACGCGTCTCTAACCGCTTGAACCTTCTGCAGATTACCTCGCGGTGA
- the trxA gene encoding thioredoxin, producing the protein MAGNGIVELTDATFDQDVLKSEQPVLVDFWAAWCGPCRAIAPIVDEVAASYQGRVKVGKMDVDRSPATPQRYGVRGIPTLLVFKGGQVKEQIVGFVDRATIEKALDKHLS; encoded by the coding sequence ATGGCTGGTAACGGGATTGTGGAATTAACGGACGCAACATTTGACCAGGACGTGCTCAAGAGCGAGCAGCCGGTTCTGGTGGACTTCTGGGCCGCGTGGTGCGGCCCCTGCCGGGCGATCGCGCCCATTGTGGACGAGGTGGCCGCGAGCTACCAGGGCCGCGTCAAGGTCGGAAAGATGGATGTGGACCGCAGCCCGGCTACGCCGCAGCGCTACGGAGTCCGCGGCATCCCTACGTTGCTGGTGTTCAAGGGCGGCCAGGTGAAGGAGCAGATCGTAGGCTTCGTGGACCGCGCTACCATCGAGAAGGCCCTCGACAAGCATCTTTCCTGA
- a CDS encoding DUF2207 domain-containing protein, whose product MRKLCWLTLLITCLLPFSLFAQDLPEIPPDTAAEELAASAPERILSYHSDITVYPDASMLVRETIKVRSTGEQIRRGIYRDFPTRYQDKFGNSYRVGFDIQEVLRDGRPDDYHTEGLENGVRVYVGNKDVFLDPGEYTYTLAYRTHRQLGFFPDHDELYWNVTGNGWAFAIDRASATVALPPGIGRDDLKLEGYTGYQGSTEKNYSAEVAEDGAAHFATTHMLGPNQGLTIVVSFPKGIIPEPTRNQKIAWFLADNRPALAAALGLLLVLGYYVVIWTRVGRDPDPGAIMPLYEPPQNLSPAAMRHLVRMGFDDKTFAAAVLNMAVKKYLTIREEGGDYTLERATAQAGLTADEKAAASRLLDSRKSIELKTTNHATIRSAIDGLKESLKNSQETVYFLTNKRYLIPGLVLSALTLLAQVVAAQGVERKALAGFMTIWLTGWSFGVFFLLMAVFRAWKGVMFGGVVNRVVSLVGALFITAFALPFLAGEGFGIYMYSQATSPVSVAVLLTIVGVNVLFHYLLKAPTSAGRMLLDKVEGFKMFLTAVDSDRLRRFEGPARTPELFEKYLPYALALDCEQQWADQFTDVLAKAAEAGQTSSYAPSWYRGSNWNAFNPGGFASSFGSSFSSAVSSSSTAPGSSSGSSGGGSSGGGGGGGGGGGW is encoded by the coding sequence ATGCGCAAGCTCTGCTGGCTGACGCTGTTAATCACATGCCTCCTGCCCTTCAGCCTTTTCGCGCAGGACTTGCCGGAGATCCCGCCAGACACCGCGGCCGAGGAATTGGCGGCCTCGGCCCCGGAGCGCATCCTCTCGTACCACAGTGACATCACCGTCTATCCCGACGCTTCCATGCTGGTGCGTGAGACCATCAAGGTGCGCTCCACCGGCGAGCAGATCCGGCGGGGCATTTACCGCGACTTTCCCACCCGCTACCAGGACAAGTTCGGCAACTCCTACCGCGTGGGCTTTGACATCCAGGAAGTGCTGCGCGACGGCCGTCCCGACGACTACCACACCGAGGGCCTGGAGAACGGGGTCCGCGTCTACGTCGGTAACAAGGATGTCTTCCTCGACCCCGGCGAATACACCTACACCCTGGCCTATCGGACGCACCGCCAACTCGGCTTCTTTCCCGACCACGACGAACTCTACTGGAACGTCACCGGCAACGGCTGGGCTTTCGCGATCGATCGAGCCTCGGCTACCGTCGCGCTGCCTCCCGGCATCGGGCGCGACGACCTGAAGCTCGAAGGCTACACCGGCTACCAGGGTTCCACCGAGAAGAACTACTCCGCCGAGGTCGCCGAGGACGGCGCGGCGCACTTCGCCACCACCCACATGCTGGGCCCGAACCAGGGCCTCACCATCGTCGTGTCCTTTCCCAAGGGCATCATCCCCGAGCCTACCCGCAACCAGAAGATCGCCTGGTTCCTGGCGGACAACCGCCCGGCGCTGGCCGCCGCTCTGGGCCTGCTGCTGGTGCTGGGTTACTACGTGGTGATCTGGACCCGGGTCGGGCGCGACCCCGACCCCGGCGCCATCATGCCCCTCTACGAACCGCCCCAGAATCTCTCCCCCGCCGCCATGCGGCACCTGGTGCGCATGGGATTCGACGACAAGACCTTCGCCGCCGCCGTGCTCAACATGGCCGTGAAAAAATACCTGACCATCCGCGAGGAGGGAGGCGACTACACCCTCGAACGGGCAACCGCCCAGGCGGGCCTCACCGCCGATGAGAAGGCCGCCGCCTCGCGACTGCTGGACTCGCGCAAGTCCATCGAGCTCAAGACCACCAACCACGCCACTATCCGCAGCGCCATCGACGGCTTGAAAGAGTCGCTCAAGAACAGCCAGGAGACCGTGTATTTCCTTACCAACAAACGCTACCTGATTCCAGGGTTGGTGCTTTCCGCGCTTACCCTGCTGGCGCAGGTGGTGGCCGCCCAGGGCGTCGAGCGTAAGGCGCTGGCCGGCTTCATGACCATCTGGCTCACCGGGTGGTCGTTCGGCGTTTTTTTCCTGTTGATGGCCGTGTTCCGGGCGTGGAAAGGCGTGATGTTCGGCGGCGTCGTCAACCGCGTGGTGAGTCTGGTGGGAGCGCTGTTCATCACCGCGTTTGCTCTGCCCTTCCTCGCCGGCGAGGGATTCGGCATCTACATGTACTCCCAGGCCACCTCGCCCGTTTCGGTGGCGGTACTCCTGACCATTGTGGGCGTCAATGTCCTGTTCCACTACCTGCTGAAAGCACCCACCAGCGCCGGCCGCATGCTGCTCGACAAGGTGGAAGGCTTCAAGATGTTCCTCACCGCGGTGGATAGCGACCGCCTGCGGCGCTTCGAAGGGCCGGCCCGCACTCCGGAGTTGTTCGAGAAGTACCTGCCGTACGCCCTCGCACTCGACTGCGAGCAGCAGTGGGCCGACCAGTTCACCGACGTTCTGGCCAAAGCCGCCGAGGCCGGTCAGACCTCTTCCTACGCTCCTTCCTGGTACCGGGGCTCGAACTGGAACGCCTTCAACCCGGGCGGATTCGCATCCTCGTTCGGAAGCTCGTTTTCCAGTGCCGTGTCATCTTCTTCTACGGCGCCGGGCAGCAGTTCCGGTTCGAGCGGAGGAGGTTCGTCCGGGGGCGGGGGAGGGGGCGGCGGTGGAGGCGGCTGGTAG